The stretch of DNA CAAAAAAAATAAAAGCGGCGGATTCGGCGGCTCTCATCGCGGCACTCAACGCCGAAGCGTCAGAGATACAGGCGATTGTTCTTACGCCAAACAGTAAGTTTATGAGTTCTGCCACACTGGATGAAATTTATCTCTTTTCATTCAGAAACAAAAAACCCGTATTGGGTTTATCGGAAAAGAACGTTAAGGCCGGTTCTCTCTTAGCGGTAGTGTTTAATCTCTCATCGGTAGCCCTTAAGACGACCGAGCTGGTAAATAAAGTTCTCCAGCGAGGTAGCGCGGAGGGCATCGGCCAGATGCCTCCTTCTTCCTATGATATTTACATAAATCTCATCACCGCGGATAAAATGAACGTAAAAATACCACAAAGTTTGATAGACGCGGCAAAGAAGGCCATTAAATGAATCTTCCTAATATCTATAAGCTTATAGGTGAATCGTTCAGGTATAAAATTCTGACATTTACTATTGCGGTAATGGCTATAATTTCAGTCGTTTATACATATGAGTCGGTGAAGACGGAAAAAAACATAATGAGAGCGGAACTCATTGCAAGAGCCGAAGAGGTGATATCGCTGATGGCAAGAGCCAGTGAACTGGCCGTTCTTTCCGAAAACGGCGAATATTTAAGAAAATCTCTGAATTCCATAACGAGCATTAAAGATGTGACGGCGGCCGTTCTTTTTGACAAAAACTGGAGACCACTGATTCGTACAAAGGGACATATCCCGTTAAAATCAGGAAATATTTCAGTAAATCAGCCGGTTACATTTACGGATGAACCGGAAGCTATGAACTTCTATGCGCCGATATTTACAATAATTGTCCCGGAAGAAACATTACTTAACGACTCCGCCCCCATAACCCTCGTTAATACCAAGCAAAAACTCATCGGATGGGTAGCCATAACTTTTTCAAAACTGCCCATTATACAAGCTCAAAAACAAAACCTGTACCATAGAATTACGATGGCTATCGTCTTTACATCCATGGGAAGTGTTTTAATCTACATATTGATTACTCTTCTTACAAAACCGCTTAAACTGGTAACCGAGGCGGTTATTGATTTTCATAACGGCAGGTTTCAGGAGATTGGGGTAAACTCGATGGATGAAATTGGTACCCTGGCTAACGAGTTTAATCTTATGGCTACCGCTATTAAACTTCGCACCGAGGAACTCAATCAGATTAACGTAAGCCTTGAAAACCGTGTGCAGGAGGAAATCCGGAAGCGCCGCCAACAGGAACAATTAATAATCCAACAGTCTAAATTCATCGCCATGGGTGAAATGATCATTGCTATAGCGCATCATTGGCGGCAGCCGTTAAATGCAATAGGGGTGATGGTTCAGGAGATAAAAGACGCTTACAATTATAACGAATTATCTGAGGAGTTCTTTCGCACCATTACAAGAGACGTTATGGAACAGCTTAGGTTTATGTCAAGAACCATTGATAACTTCAGTAATTATTTTAAGCCGTCTACGGAAAAAACACAATTTGACGTCCTTGATTCCGTTCATGAGGCGGTATCGTTGCTCTCGGCGCAAATGATTGAAAACGGCATCGAACTATGCTTTGAACCCTCTATCGACGAAAATTTGCGCACTCTTGGATATAAAAACGAGTTTATTCAAGTTCTTCTTAATTTAATAATCAATGCCAGAGATGCCGTTATGGACGCCGTGGATAAAGGAGTTTTACAAAAAGGAGAAGGACAAATTTCGCTCTCTTGCTTAAAAAAGGAAAACACCATATTCATAAAAATAAAGGACAACGCCATGGGCATCAGGCAGGAACTTGAAAGTAAAATATTCGATCCGTTCTTCACTACAAAGGGTCTTTCGAAAGCAACCGGTTTAGGGTTATATATGTCCAAGACCATTATAGAACACAATATGGATGGAAAAATATATGCCGAAAACCTCCCTAAAGGTGCAGTGTTTACTATCGAACTGCAGAGTGTTTGATTTTAACTTTAAAATGCTATAATACTGTGTTTAAAATAATCTCTCAGAGGTAAATGTAAATGGGAAAGCATATATATGTACTGATATTGAGCGTGATATATTTTTTAAGTTTAAGTTATGTCTTGTATGCAGATGATGAGCCGTTTTTGGCCTCTACCAAAGAGGAACTTCTTATGTTTTATGAAGAGAAGGAACTGACAGCCGCTACCCGTTACGAAACGCCTCTGAAGCAGGCGCCCGTATCCGCGATTATTATCACGGCCCGGGAGATAAAAGACATGGGTGCAAGGAATATCGTAGACGTACTTAAGACGGTGCCGGAAATTGGAGGTACGTTTACAGTAAATGGCATCCTTATGTTTGAGATGAGGGGGATAAGCACATATAAGTCTGAAAAAATTCTTTTTATGATAGACGGCCATGTTTTACATAAGCCTTTTCAGGGACAGGACCTGCCACAAGTTTATTACTCGATAGCAACAGAAAAAATAAAGCAAATAGAAATAATTAAAGGTCCCGCGTCGGCTCTTTATGGAGCGGATGCTTTCTTAGGCGTAATAAACGTCGTGACAAAAGACCCTGCGGATATCGACGGTTTACAAATGACCGTGACGGGGGGAAATTTTCAGACTGCGGGCGGCGATATACTTTACGGTAAGAAATTTAAAGACTTTTCGCTTGTAATCAATTACGATTACTTTACGACTGAAGGTTATAAAGCCACAATCGAAAAAGATATCCTTTCGAGGACACCTTATTCCGAGGCGCCCGGCCAAACCGATTTGTCAAGACAAAGACACGATGGTTTTGTGGAGCTGTCTTATAAAGATCTGACGTATCGAGGACAGGTCATAGACATTAAACCGGGCCAATATATTGGATTGAACTACGCCCTTACACACAATAACGATGTACTTTTTTTAGATTTCTGGAACGATTTAAAATACAAACATGATTTCTCGGACACTCTCACCGCCTCGGCAAGAATATATTTCGACCGATGGGCGCAGGACGCCAGAGTGGAGATTTTCCCTGCGGGCATAAATAGAAGTTTTCCCGAAGGGATGTTGGGAAGACCGATGGTTAAAAACAGTGTTTACGGCGTAGAGCTTCAAGGCGACGCAAAACTATCGGCAAACAACAGGCTCATATTCGGTACACAGTACGAACATGAAAAGCAATATGATGTCGTTTCTTATGGTAACTATAATCCGGTTACGGGACAGTATATCGGTCCTGTACAGGATTTCGCTTCGTCTGGAAACTTCATTGAAGAGGCCGACAGAAGTATTTATTCACTATATGCGCAGGATGAATGGAGTCCGGTTTCAAGCTTACACTTACACGCGGGGGGCCGTTTCGATAAATTCAACGATTTCGGTTCTACCTTTAATCCAAGAGGCGCCGCTGTATGGGAGTTTGTACCTGATGCCGACCTGAAGGTCATGTACGGAACGGCATTCCGCGCTCCCAATTACGTTGAAATGTATACCAAGAATAATCCTACAAGTAAGGGTAACCCGGATTTATCGCCCGAAAAAGCGAAAACTTTTGAGACATCGCTTGCATATAGATTTACGAAAAACCTCAGGGGGAGTGTCGGGTTTTTCAAAAGCTGGATAACCGATCTTATCCAGGGAGACACAACTACACCGCAACCGATTATTTACAGAAACATAGGCAGCGTAGACGTTGACGGAATAGAAGCCGAATTTAAAGGTAATTACGGAGCATCGAATTATTGGAAAATTTCGTATACCTTTCAACGTCCTATGGACGAAGGGGCACACCGGCGGCTGTCTTATGTGCCGGCTCAGCGTGCGGTATTGTCAATTAACCACGAATTTGGCCGGTATATAGACGTTTACTCCGATATTCAATGGGTTGACAGGCGGTCAAGGGATATTGGCGATACAAGGCCGGATTTACCTCAATATACGGTTGTAAACATTGCGGCGACGCTTAAAAATATAGTAAAGAATTTTGAACTGAGGGGGGCGATTCATAACTTGTTTGACACAAAATACGCTTATCCGGACACTTCCGGCCACCTTCAATCAGTCTACTATGACTTTCCGGCGGATGGAATTGCAGCTACTCTTTGGGTGTCTTATAAGTTTTGACACTTTTCGGATTCAGTAGAAAGTTATATTGCCCGATATATGCTTACTCAAAACAAATGACCAACTTTTAAAAATATCAGACAGGTTTCTTTATCCTTATTTTTTCATAATCAAAATCCGGATCCGCAAGATGATGTAAATCCCCGGGTCTAAATGCTCCCTTTTCCGTTATTATAGCAGTTATATACCTTGCAGGTGTTACATCAAAAGCAATATTTCTGACTTTAACACCCTGTGGAGCTATTTTACACTTACCGAACACATTTGTCACCTCATCGGCGGCTCTTTCCTCTATTGGAATACTATCCCCATCGGCAAGCGTAAAATCTATACTGCTTAATGGCGCTGCCACATAAAAAGGAATATTGTTTTCCTTAGCCAGCACGGCTACCGAATACGTTCCGATTTTATTAGCCACATCCCCGTTTCTGACTGTTCTGTCAGTTCCAACGATACATAAGTCCACATCGCCTTTTTTCATAATGGCTCCTGCCGTGTTGTCGGTTATCAGGGTTACGTCAATACTATCCTGCATAAGTTCCCATGCAGTAAGCCTTGCACCCTGAAGGACTGGTCTGGTCTCATCAGCTATTACGGAGATGCGTTTTCCCTGCTCTTTAGCTGTACGCATAGGGGCGGTTGCAGTGCCATATCCTCCGGTAGCAAGAGAACCGGCATTACAGTGAGTAAGAATCCGGCTGCCGTTTTTTATAAATTCTGCTCCCCATCTGCCTATTGCCTTATTAATCTCTATGTCTTCTTTTAATACCGATATGCTGTCATTGACCAAAAGCTCTTTTACCTCCTGAACCGCAAGAGGTTGATTTTCACTCAGTAGCTTTGTTGCTCTTTCAACAGCCCAGCGGATATTTACCGCTGTTGGACGGCTATCCAACAGGTCTTTAAACACAGGAGCAAGTTTCCCGGTCAGCTCGGCAACCGACATGGCTTCAATTGTGCTTGCTGCAAGAGCAACACCCATGGATGCCGCTATCCCTATAGCGGGAGCCCCCCGGATGGACAGATTTTTAATACAATCCACAACCAGCTTGTAGTTGTCACATTTAATATAAGTCACCACATCTGGCAGCACCCGCTGGTCAAGTATTTCTACACGCCCGGCCTCCCACCTTATAGTTTCTACCATTTAAATATATCTCCTTAAGTTTTTATGCAAAATACTGACACCTATTTTATACTATCATAGCAATTAACATAAAGATGGTTAGCAAAATTATAACAAATTTGTTATGACTTGTGAAATTACATAAAATATCACAAAATTGGTGACGAAAAGATTTCTAGATCATAATTGTGATACAATTCCTCCCTCACTCTACATTATTAACGCACTTCACTGACACTACAAAATTGTAGCATGCTACGATTTTGTAGTGTCATGTTGAAATAATGTTCCCAAATATCCTTTAAATTCAAGCACATATACTTGGCACGATTTATGATAATAATTTAGCCAGATGGAAATAAAACAAGGAGGTGGGTTAAGTATATGAAAAAAATCGAGGCAATAATCAAACCGTTTAAGCTTGACGAGGTCAAAGACGCCCTTAACGCAGTAGGAGTACAGGGGCTTACCATGACTGAGGTCAAGGGCTATGGACGGCAGAAGGGCCACACGGAGGTTTACCGGGGAGCAGAATATGTAGTGGATTTTATACCTAAAGTCAAAATCGAGGTAGTAATTGATGACTCAATGCTTGCAAAGGTGGTCGAAACGATAGAAAAAACGGCCAAAACCGGCAAAATAGGAGACGGTAAGATTTTTATCTATAGTGTCGAGGACGTTTTAAGAATAAGAACTGGTGAAAGAGGACATGACGCCCTGTAAGAAAACATAATTTAATTGAGATACTATTTAAGTATTAGCTAAAAAAAAACTTTTATGGAAGGAGAGTAAGATGAAAAAGCTTTATATTGTAATGTTTGTATTATTATTCGTACTATGCAGCATCACTGTATATGCAGAAGAGCCAAAGGATACTGCTCCAGCAGCCAAAGAGGAGGCCGCAGCCTCAATTCCTCCCGAAGGTACTGCAGGACCCGATAACGCAACAACTACCCTTATATTAAGCGGATTTAACAGGTATGTATTCAGAGGATATGAGATAGGCTCAAACAGTGTTGTTTTACAGCCGTCTATAGCGGTTGCTTATAAGGGTTTTTCGGTTAAAATGTGGGGCAATTTAGACACAAACGAAACTGCCACTCAGAGTTTTGTTCCAAATAACCCCGGCAATAAAAGTTATAACGAAACGGATATAACCCTTAGCTACACACGCACATGGGGTATATTCAGTTTGACAGGCGGCTATACTTACTATGGAGTTCAATATGCAAAACAGACACAGGAACTATTTGTCGCAGGGGCATTTGACGTAATTACAAAACCTGTGCTTTCAATTTACAGGGATATTGACGGCTACCCCGGTACGTATTTTAATCTGGCTTTAAGCCACTCGATACCGATTCCGGGCGCAAAAGAGGGAACAACGATTGACCTTGGCGCGAGCTTTGGTTATATGGCTGGCAGTTCCGACTACTGGAGCACCTATGAGACATATTCAAATGCAGCAAACCGGATAATAGGCGGCGGCTACACCGGCAGTAAATACAGTGCCTTTCACGACGGCATGTTAATGACCGGCGTAACGATACCAATAACAAAGAGCATGTCCGCACAGCCTGTGGTTATGTACACATTTCCCCTCTCAAGCCAGGCCGACAGAAGAGTTAACGGTGTATCGTATAACCCAAATGGCGCCATTGACCCCACAGTCACTTATGGCCTTAATTTAACGTATAACTTCTAACAAGACAGAAAAAGCGAACTCGGACAGAGACATAATCAAAAGGAGAACGGAATGATGAAAAGATATACTAAGCTGGTTGTTTTAATAGTGTTTTTGTTAGTAGTAATAAACGCATACGCTGAGGAGCAGCCGGTCCCCTCTAATATGCCTGCTGCAACGGCAACGGTTGAGCAAGGTGTGGCACCTCCTGTAGCACCTCCAGCGGCAGTGGCCTCGCCTGCCCCGGCGCCGCCCTCAAAACCTGACCCCTCCGGTACAAACACCGGAGGAGCCTCTGACGTTGTTGGTGCAAGCGCAGGAGCTCCAACGGCTGACGACATGAAAAATTTAGGTACAAAAGAGCCCCTGGCTGCTAAACTTGCCGACGTAATCGGACACAACAGGGTTGCGCTGAATTTTATGTGGACTCTGGTTTGCGGATTTTTGGTGTTTTTCATGCAGGCAGGTTTTGCCCTTGTTGAGACCGGGTTTACAAGAGCTAAAAACGCCGGACACACGATGGCTATGAATCTGATGGTCTTCGTATTTGGAGTAATAGGCTACTGGATTATGGGCTTTGCACTTCAGATGGGAGGCGTTGGAGCTTTATCAACTCTGGGCGGCACAGGACTATTGGACAGCGAGTTTGTAATCAAGCTTTTTGGTAAGGAATTCGGAATTTTTGGTATGAAAGCATTCTTTCTTTCAGGGCAGAGCTATGATACCGCCATATTCACCCTTTTCCTCTTTCAAGTGGTTTTTATGGATACCACTGCTACCATACCAACAGGGGCAATGGCAGAGAGATGGACGTTTAAATCATTTGTAGTTTATTCGTTCTTCATTTCGATGATAGTTTATCCTTTTTATGCAAACTGGGTATGGGGCGGCGGATGGCTTTCTCAGCTTGGGAAAAATTTCAACCTGGGCCATGGCGTAGTGGATTTCGCAGGGTCCTCAGTAGTTCATATGACAGGTGGTGTTGCAGCTTTAGCAGGGGCAATCGTTCTTGGCCCAAGGCTTGGTAAATATAAGGCAGACGGAACACCTAATGCTATTCCGGGACATCATATACCGATGGCAGTGCTTGGCTGTATTATTCTTACGTTTGGCTGGTTTGGGTTTAATCCTGGTTCGACTCTTGCCGGCGGAGACCTGAGGATATCCGTCATAGCTGTAAATACAATGCTTGCGTCGGTAGCAGGCTCCTTCTCCGCTATGATCTACATGTGGATGTTCTATAAAAAACCCGACATATCTATGTCAGCCAACGGCCTCCTGGCAGGGCTCGTTGCAATTACCGCTCCATGTGCCTTCGTAACCGCTCCGGCAGCTATATTGATAGGGTTTATTGCAGGCCTTCTGTGCTGCATGAGTGTGTTCTTTGTTGAGGGAACGCTAAAAGTTGACGATCCCGTGGGTGCAGTATCCGTGCACGGGGTTAACGGTGCGTGGGGTCTTATAGCGCTCGGTCTCTTTGCGGATGGCACATATGGCGATGGGTTAAATAACGTCACCGGCACAGTAAAGGGATTATTCTACGGCGATGCTTCGCAGTTGATAGCCGAAATCATAGGCATATGTACTAACATAGTTTTTGTATTCGTTACTATGTATGTATTCTTTAAGATACTCGATAAGATAATACCTCTCAGGGTATCTGCGGAGGTTGAACTAGAGGGACTCGATCAAAGCGAGGTAGCAGTATCCGCGTATCCTGATTTCAGCATACATAAAAACAGATAAAAAGATGAATAGCTCCTGGAGGCTTTCATAAATATTAGAGTCTTTTAGTAAGCCCCGCCATCGCATGGCGGGGCTTACCAGACTACTAAAAGTGTTATACCGGATTAGCGTTACCAGAGTCTTCTGCAAAACTGACACTACAAAATTGTAGCTTACTACAAAATTGTAGCATAAATCTGAAATGTCTTCCTAAAATATCCTTATAATTCAATCATATACATTTGGCATGGTTTATGATTACACATAGTCAATTAAATCAAACAAGGAGGTGGGTTGAAGGATATGAAAAAAATCGAGGCAATAATCAAACCGTTTAAACTTGATGAGGTCAAAGACGCCCTCAACACAGCAGGAGTGCACGGACTTACAATGACGGAGGTTAAGGGATTTGGACGGCAAAAGGGACATACAGAGGTGTATCGTGGTACAGAGTATGTGATTGATTTTATACCAAAGGTTAAGATTGAGGTAGTAGTAGATGACACAATGGTTTCAAAAGTGCTGGAGGTAATAGAGAAGACAGCCAAAACCGGAAAAATCGGTGATGGTAAGATTTTTATCTATACTGTTGAAGATGCAATCAGGATTAGGACAGGGGAAAGAGGAACAATTGCACTATAATGCCAAGCCGCATTCAATCGCCTAACTTTGTTGGCATGCGTCAAAAGCTCCTCAACGTACTAAAAGTACGCCTGCGTCGCTTTCTCCTTGCCGCCTTGTTATGCTTCTGACTGCAACTCGGCATAGTTTCATGAGAAACTTAAAAACACAATAAGAAACTGGAGGGGTAGATGTTAAAAATGTTGTTAACTGTAGGATGTGTACTTGGAGGGGCTGCACTGAGTTTTGCTGCTGATGCACCGCCGCCAAAAGTGGTAAACTCCGGAGATACCGCATGGATGCTGGTATCCACTGCGCTTGTTATGTTGATGACCCCAGGATTGGGGCTTTTTTATGGCGGTATGGTTAGAAGAAAAAACGTTCTTGGCACTATTATGCATAGTTTTATAATTCTTTGTATGGTAAGTGTGATATGGGTTTTATGGGGCTACACGCTTGCTTTTGGACCTGATAAGGGTGGATTAATAGGCGGCCTGGAGTGGTTTGGTTTAAAAGGAGTCGGGCAGGAGCCCTCCGATTATGCCACAACGATACCGCATTTGGTGTTTATGATGTTTCAGGGAATGTTTGCAATAATCACACCGGCACTTATAACTGGAGCGTTTGCAGAAAGAATGAAATTTTCTGCGCTTTTAGTGTTTTCAGCGTTGTGGCTAACCTTTGTCTATGCGCCGCTTTGTCATTGGGTATGGGGTGGAGGATGGATAGGGGGAGCGTTAGGCGCTCTTGATTTTGCAGGGGGTACGGTTGTGCACATAAACTCTGCAGTGGCTGCCCTTGCCGCCATCATGTTTATAGGTAAACGTAAGGGGTACGGGAAAGTTGCTATGCCTCCACATAATGTAACTATGACAATTATTGGAGGAGCCCTTCTGTGGTTTGGATGGTTTGGGTTTAACGCGGGGAGCGCCCTTACCTCCGGCGGTCTTGCATCTATTGCGTTTGTTACCACAAATACTGCTACAGGAGCTGCCGCTATGGCATGGATGTTAGTAGAGTGGTATCATAGAGGAAAACCAACAGCTCTTGGCGTAGTTAGTGGTGCTGTAGCTGGTCTTGTTGCCATAACACCTGCAGCTGGATATGTAGGGCCTTTGGCTTCTATTATAATTGGCGGTGTAGCTGGAGTAATTTGCTACACAGCGGTAAGTCTCAGACCAAAGCACGGACTTGATGACTCCCTCGACGTACTTGGCATTCACGGAGTGGGCGGAACCTGGGGAGCACTGGCAACCGGAGTATTTGCCTCAACTGTGATTAACCCGGCAGGTAAAAACGGACTGTTGCACGGCAATCCAGGACAACTTCTTAAACAGTTAATAGCAGTGGTGGCAAGCTATGTGTTTGTGTTTGTAGCATCGGCTATAATTCTTAAAATAGTTGATTTAATCATAGGGCTGAGGCTTTCTGAGGAGGATGAATCCATCGGACTTGATCTGGCCGTACACGGAGAGAGCGGATACGATTTTGAACATTAAAAAAAACTTGTAATAACACGCTGTGTCTGATATAATGGGCAATAAAAAAAAGGAGAAAGTAGAAAAGATGAAAAGATTATTTTTATCAGCTTTAACAGCACTGATTCTATGTACACCAGTGTATCTTTCTGCGGCAGATGAAACTCCATCAGACACAGCGGTTGTCACAAAGGGAGAAACTCAGATAACAATCAGCGGAGAGCTTCGCTTCAGGGGTATGTATGAGCATAATGTTACCGACACGATAAATGACGGCACAGCAAACACAACCAGGTTAAACATTGTTGGATATAGCACCCCTGCTGTCTATAACGTGACAAATAACGGCGGCACAAATTACATTGGCAGAGCAACAAATGGCTCATACGTTTTGGGCAGCCGTGTAATCAGCTCAGGGGATGACCATGCGTCATGGTATGACACACGTGTGCGCATAGGGCTTGAGGCTAAGGTTTCGGATGCAATTACAGCCATGGTAGAGCTTGAATCAAATATGGGAAACAACATTACAGACGTCTATACGTGGGGCAGCGCATCAGGAGCTACGGGAAGTTACCAGGCTGGTAACGCAAAGCGCGGTGATATGAGGCTCCGGCAGGCATGGATTCAATACACGGGCAAGTCTTTTGGCGTAAAGGTTGGACATCAACCCCTTGTACTTGGTAATGGTATATTTCTTGACCACTCAACAGATGGCGACGACGTTATTTTCTTGTCTGCAAAGCCTATGAAAAACTTTACAATAGCAGCGCTTACGGCAAAACTCAAAGAGGGCAATGTTAACTCGCCAGATGACACAGATTTATACTCTCTGTTGGGTATATACACGTCAGAAAACTTCAATATAAGCGGCGACGTATCCTTTTTAAACGACCAATCGTTTAATGACACCACTTCCAAGACACACCTGTTTAATTTTGGACTCAGGGCTGATTACACATTGAGCGCCCTTACACTCAGAGGGGATGTGGAGGTTCAGGC from Nitrospirota bacterium encodes:
- a CDS encoding HAMP domain-containing histidine kinase, whose amino-acid sequence is MNLPNIYKLIGESFRYKILTFTIAVMAIISVVYTYESVKTEKNIMRAELIARAEEVISLMARASELAVLSENGEYLRKSLNSITSIKDVTAAVLFDKNWRPLIRTKGHIPLKSGNISVNQPVTFTDEPEAMNFYAPIFTIIVPEETLLNDSAPITLVNTKQKLIGWVAITFSKLPIIQAQKQNLYHRITMAIVFTSMGSVLIYILITLLTKPLKLVTEAVIDFHNGRFQEIGVNSMDEIGTLANEFNLMATAIKLRTEELNQINVSLENRVQEEIRKRRQQEQLIIQQSKFIAMGEMIIAIAHHWRQPLNAIGVMVQEIKDAYNYNELSEEFFRTITRDVMEQLRFMSRTIDNFSNYFKPSTEKTQFDVLDSVHEAVSLLSAQMIENGIELCFEPSIDENLRTLGYKNEFIQVLLNLIINARDAVMDAVDKGVLQKGEGQISLSCLKKENTIFIKIKDNAMGIRQELESKIFDPFFTTKGLSKATGLGLYMSKTIIEHNMDGKIYAENLPKGAVFTIELQSV
- a CDS encoding TonB-dependent receptor, whose protein sequence is MGKHIYVLILSVIYFLSLSYVLYADDEPFLASTKEELLMFYEEKELTAATRYETPLKQAPVSAIIITAREIKDMGARNIVDVLKTVPEIGGTFTVNGILMFEMRGISTYKSEKILFMIDGHVLHKPFQGQDLPQVYYSIATEKIKQIEIIKGPASALYGADAFLGVINVVTKDPADIDGLQMTVTGGNFQTAGGDILYGKKFKDFSLVINYDYFTTEGYKATIEKDILSRTPYSEAPGQTDLSRQRHDGFVELSYKDLTYRGQVIDIKPGQYIGLNYALTHNNDVLFLDFWNDLKYKHDFSDTLTASARIYFDRWAQDARVEIFPAGINRSFPEGMLGRPMVKNSVYGVELQGDAKLSANNRLIFGTQYEHEKQYDVVSYGNYNPVTGQYIGPVQDFASSGNFIEEADRSIYSLYAQDEWSPVSSLHLHAGGRFDKFNDFGSTFNPRGAAVWEFVPDADLKVMYGTAFRAPNYVEMYTKNNPTSKGNPDLSPEKAKTFETSLAYRFTKNLRGSVGFFKSWITDLIQGDTTTPQPIIYRNIGSVDVDGIEAEFKGNYGASNYWKISYTFQRPMDEGAHRRLSYVPAQRAVLSINHEFGRYIDVYSDIQWVDRRSRDIGDTRPDLPQYTVVNIAATLKNIVKNFELRGAIHNLFDTKYAYPDTSGHLQSVYYDFPADGIAATLWVSYKF
- the mtnA gene encoding S-methyl-5-thioribose-1-phosphate isomerase encodes the protein MVETIRWEAGRVEILDQRVLPDVVTYIKCDNYKLVVDCIKNLSIRGAPAIGIAASMGVALAASTIEAMSVAELTGKLAPVFKDLLDSRPTAVNIRWAVERATKLLSENQPLAVQEVKELLVNDSISVLKEDIEINKAIGRWGAEFIKNGSRILTHCNAGSLATGGYGTATAPMRTAKEQGKRISVIADETRPVLQGARLTAWELMQDSIDVTLITDNTAGAIMKKGDVDLCIVGTDRTVRNGDVANKIGTYSVAVLAKENNIPFYVAAPLSSIDFTLADGDSIPIEERAADEVTNVFGKCKIAPQGVKVRNIAFDVTPARYITAIITEKGAFRPGDLHHLADPDFDYEKIRIKKPV
- a CDS encoding P-II family nitrogen regulator, which translates into the protein MKKIEAIIKPFKLDEVKDALNAVGVQGLTMTEVKGYGRQKGHTEVYRGAEYVVDFIPKVKIEVVIDDSMLAKVVETIEKTAKTGKIGDGKIFIYSVEDVLRIRTGERGHDAL
- a CDS encoding ammonium transporter, translating into MPAATATVEQGVAPPVAPPAAVASPAPAPPSKPDPSGTNTGGASDVVGASAGAPTADDMKNLGTKEPLAAKLADVIGHNRVALNFMWTLVCGFLVFFMQAGFALVETGFTRAKNAGHTMAMNLMVFVFGVIGYWIMGFALQMGGVGALSTLGGTGLLDSEFVIKLFGKEFGIFGMKAFFLSGQSYDTAIFTLFLFQVVFMDTTATIPTGAMAERWTFKSFVVYSFFISMIVYPFYANWVWGGGWLSQLGKNFNLGHGVVDFAGSSVVHMTGGVAALAGAIVLGPRLGKYKADGTPNAIPGHHIPMAVLGCIILTFGWFGFNPGSTLAGGDLRISVIAVNTMLASVAGSFSAMIYMWMFYKKPDISMSANGLLAGLVAITAPCAFVTAPAAILIGFIAGLLCCMSVFFVEGTLKVDDPVGAVSVHGVNGAWGLIALGLFADGTYGDGLNNVTGTVKGLFYGDASQLIAEIIGICTNIVFVFVTMYVFFKILDKIIPLRVSAEVELEGLDQSEVAVSAYPDFSIHKNR
- a CDS encoding P-II family nitrogen regulator, which codes for MKKIEAIIKPFKLDEVKDALNTAGVHGLTMTEVKGFGRQKGHTEVYRGTEYVIDFIPKVKIEVVVDDTMVSKVLEVIEKTAKTGKIGDGKIFIYTVEDAIRIRTGERGTIAL
- a CDS encoding ammonium transporter, which translates into the protein MLKMLLTVGCVLGGAALSFAADAPPPKVVNSGDTAWMLVSTALVMLMTPGLGLFYGGMVRRKNVLGTIMHSFIILCMVSVIWVLWGYTLAFGPDKGGLIGGLEWFGLKGVGQEPSDYATTIPHLVFMMFQGMFAIITPALITGAFAERMKFSALLVFSALWLTFVYAPLCHWVWGGGWIGGALGALDFAGGTVVHINSAVAALAAIMFIGKRKGYGKVAMPPHNVTMTIIGGALLWFGWFGFNAGSALTSGGLASIAFVTTNTATGAAAMAWMLVEWYHRGKPTALGVVSGAVAGLVAITPAAGYVGPLASIIIGGVAGVICYTAVSLRPKHGLDDSLDVLGIHGVGGTWGALATGVFASTVINPAGKNGLLHGNPGQLLKQLIAVVASYVFVFVASAIILKIVDLIIGLRLSEEDESIGLDLAVHGESGYDFEH
- a CDS encoding alginate export family protein — its product is MKRLFLSALTALILCTPVYLSAADETPSDTAVVTKGETQITISGELRFRGMYEHNVTDTINDGTANTTRLNIVGYSTPAVYNVTNNGGTNYIGRATNGSYVLGSRVISSGDDHASWYDTRVRIGLEAKVSDAITAMVELESNMGNNITDVYTWGSASGATGSYQAGNAKRGDMRLRQAWIQYTGKSFGVKVGHQPLVLGNGIFLDHSTDGDDVIFLSAKPMKNFTIAALTAKLKEGNVNSPDDTDLYSLLGIYTSENFNISGDVSFLNDQSFNDTTSKTHLFNFGLRADYTLSALTLRGDVEVQAGTIDWNVGNSGRFKGWALLTGVDYKVGPAKLTLEYGYGSGQAKDDPNRSDIKSFANSQNTEEPGYAYVYDYHVANACTGLNGVTSGSNLCNTMYIKGGVSVELTKSLTGELYGLWLRAPQDTYMYDGQPSKNIGWEIDAKVAYKIAKNLTYWIEGGYLFTGSIYDRVKTETFTYTNPSITPVATYEYTRDNAYALRHGILLTF